The Candidatus Caccoplasma merdavium genome has a segment encoding these proteins:
- a CDS encoding phenylacetate--CoA ligase: MIWNESKECMSREQMHELQSKRLRKLVTTVYHNTPFYRRKMQEMDITPDDIRSIDDIVKLPFTTKQDLRDNYPFGLQAVPTSEIVRIHASSGTTGNPTIVGYTRRDLEIWQESIARCLTAYGITRNDVFSVGYGYGLFTGGLGAHYGAEYVGATVIPTSTGNTEKHVRLIRDLGITGIACTPSYALYLAETIEKMGVDAKQLKLRVGMFGAEPWTENMRKEIESRLHLNGYNCYGLSEIMGPGVAHECECKNGSHILEDHYYPEIISPDTLQQLPYGETGELVLTTLTKEGMPLLRYRTKDLTSLIEGTCDCGRTNVRMTRIVGRSDDMLIIRGINVFPSQVESVILDMPEFEPQYLLVVDRINNLDTLQVQVEVRRDFFSDELSTMLALKKRLADRLKSVLTVSADVKLVEPNSIQRSEGKSKRVIDKRVIE, encoded by the coding sequence ATGATTTGGAACGAAAGCAAAGAATGCATGAGCCGCGAACAGATGCACGAACTGCAAAGCAAGCGTTTGCGGAAACTCGTCACGACCGTATATCACAACACCCCTTTCTACCGACGCAAAATGCAGGAGATGGACATTACCCCCGATGATATACGCTCCATCGACGATATTGTGAAACTCCCGTTTACCACCAAACAAGACCTGCGCGACAACTACCCGTTCGGCCTGCAAGCCGTGCCCACCTCGGAGATTGTGCGCATTCACGCCTCATCGGGGACAACCGGCAATCCCACCATCGTGGGATATACCCGGCGCGACCTCGAAATATGGCAGGAGAGCATTGCCCGCTGCCTCACGGCCTACGGCATCACCCGCAACGACGTCTTCTCGGTGGGTTACGGATATGGCCTCTTCACCGGCGGACTGGGCGCCCACTACGGAGCCGAATATGTGGGGGCCACGGTGATTCCCACCTCCACGGGTAATACCGAGAAACATGTGCGCCTCATTCGCGACCTCGGCATCACCGGCATCGCCTGCACGCCGAGCTATGCCCTCTATCTCGCCGAAACGATAGAAAAGATGGGGGTCGACGCCAAACAGTTAAAATTGAGAGTGGGCATGTTCGGAGCCGAACCGTGGACCGAAAACATGCGCAAAGAAATCGAGAGCCGACTGCATCTCAACGGTTACAACTGCTACGGACTGAGTGAAATCATGGGCCCCGGCGTGGCGCACGAATGCGAATGCAAGAACGGTTCGCACATACTCGAAGACCACTACTACCCCGAAATCATCTCACCCGATACCCTGCAACAACTCCCATACGGAGAGACCGGAGAACTGGTCCTGACCACGCTCACCAAAGAGGGTATGCCGCTGCTGCGCTATCGCACCAAAGACCTGACGTCGCTTATCGAAGGCACCTGCGATTGCGGCCGCACCAATGTGCGCATGACCCGCATCGTGGGTCGCAGTGACGACATGCTCATCATTCGCGGTATCAACGTATTCCCCTCACAGGTCGAAAGTGTCATCTTGGATATGCCCGAGTTTGAGCCGCAATACCTGCTGGTGGTAGACCGCATCAACAACCTCGACACGTTGCAGGTGCAGGTCGAAGTCCGTCGCGACTTCTTCTCGGACGAACTGAGTACCATGCTCGCGCTGAAAAAACGGCTTGCCGACCGCCTGAAAAGCGTACTGACCGTAAGCGCCGACGTGAAACTGGTAGAGCCCAACAGCATTCAACGTTCCGAAGGGAAATCAAAACGCGTCATCGACAAACGCGTCATCGAATAA
- a CDS encoding indolepyruvate ferredoxin oxidoreductase, whose amino-acid sequence MSEQSDKLLLLGDQAIALGAIHAGLSGVYAYPGTPSTEITEYIQENELARERAIFCRWCTNEKTAMETALGMSYMGKRALVCMKHVGLNVAADAFVNSAITGVNGGLVVLVADDPSMHSSQNEQDSRFYGKFALMPILEPSSQQEAYDMMSYAYNLSEQVKLPILMRVTTRMAHSRAAVATGPVREPNAMNHQAQAANFILLPVNARRRYAELVDQQPLLEQLSETSAYNRYLSSGKTSPRGIVACGIGWNYVNECFPEGCPLPCLKISQYPLPEGLLRDMAEQCDEIVVVEDGQPFVEEQLRGILPTRCSITGRLTGLLPRTGELTPDNVARALGMTHTAPYAASQVVVPRPPALCQGCGHRDVYAAIKEIVAEMPTAKVFGDIGCYTLGALPPFKAIDSCVDMGASITMAKGAADAGLFPAIAIIGDSTFTHSGMTGLLDAVNCNSPITVIISDNLTTAMTGGQDSAGTNKFEAICIGLGVDPAHVRVVVPLPKNMEEIKQVLREEINYPGTSVIIPRRECIQTLNRKLKQKKANA is encoded by the coding sequence ATGAGTGAACAATCTGACAAACTCCTATTGTTGGGAGACCAAGCCATCGCATTAGGAGCCATTCATGCCGGCCTGAGCGGCGTCTATGCCTACCCCGGCACACCTTCGACCGAGATTACCGAATATATACAGGAGAACGAACTTGCCCGCGAAAGAGCCATTTTCTGCCGTTGGTGCACCAACGAAAAGACAGCCATGGAAACGGCTCTCGGCATGTCTTACATGGGCAAACGCGCCCTGGTGTGCATGAAGCATGTGGGCCTCAACGTGGCGGCCGACGCATTCGTAAACTCGGCCATTACCGGCGTGAACGGCGGCCTCGTGGTGCTGGTGGCCGACGACCCGTCGATGCACTCTTCCCAAAATGAGCAGGACTCGCGCTTCTACGGGAAGTTTGCCCTCATGCCCATTCTCGAACCGTCGTCGCAGCAAGAAGCCTACGACATGATGAGTTATGCCTACAACCTGTCGGAACAGGTGAAACTGCCCATTCTCATGCGCGTGACCACCCGCATGGCCCACTCGCGGGCCGCCGTGGCGACGGGTCCCGTGCGTGAGCCCAATGCCATGAACCACCAAGCACAGGCTGCCAACTTCATCTTATTGCCGGTAAATGCACGCCGGCGATATGCCGAGCTGGTCGACCAGCAACCTCTTCTCGAACAGCTTTCCGAGACATCGGCCTACAATCGCTACCTCTCTTCGGGCAAGACCTCTCCCCGGGGCATCGTGGCCTGCGGTATCGGCTGGAACTATGTGAACGAATGTTTTCCCGAGGGGTGCCCTCTCCCCTGCCTGAAAATTTCCCAATATCCCCTTCCCGAAGGATTGCTCCGCGACATGGCCGAACAATGCGACGAGATTGTCGTCGTCGAAGACGGACAGCCTTTTGTCGAAGAACAGTTGCGCGGGATTCTGCCTACCCGCTGTTCCATCACGGGCCGACTGACAGGGCTCCTGCCCCGCACCGGAGAACTGACGCCCGACAATGTGGCACGAGCCTTGGGCATGACACACACCGCCCCTTATGCCGCCTCGCAGGTGGTCGTGCCACGCCCGCCCGCCTTGTGCCAAGGGTGCGGACACCGCGACGTTTATGCCGCCATAAAGGAAATCGTAGCCGAAATGCCCACGGCCAAAGTGTTTGGCGACATCGGGTGTTACACCCTGGGGGCCCTGCCTCCGTTCAAGGCCATCGACAGTTGTGTCGACATGGGAGCCTCGATTACCATGGCCAAGGGTGCGGCCGACGCCGGCCTGTTCCCGGCCATCGCCATCATCGGCGACTCCACGTTCACCCATTCGGGCATGACCGGGCTGCTCGATGCCGTAAACTGCAACAGCCCCATCACCGTCATCATCTCGGACAACCTCACCACGGCCATGACCGGAGGCCAGGACTCGGCCGGCACCAACAAGTTCGAAGCCATCTGCATAGGATTGGGCGTCGACCCGGCACATGTGCGCGTCGTCGTGCCGCTGCCCAAGAACATGGAAGAGATAAAACAGGTATTGCGCGAAGAAATCAATTACCCGGGCACATCGGTCATCATTCCCCGCCGGGAGTGTATCCAGACCCTGAACCGCAAACTCAAACAGAAAAAAGCTAACGCATGA
- a CDS encoding CYTH domain-containing protein translates to MGQEIEKKFLVINNLYKKEASSTHYRQGYLCTDSDRTVRIRIAGEKGYITIKGHTTGCSRAEYEYEIPAADAASMLDTLCVKPLIEKIRYRCTGPDGKVWEVDEFLGENEGLVVAEIELAYENEPFARPAWLGEEVTGDVRYYNSYLSQNPYKGWK, encoded by the coding sequence ATGGGACAAGAAATTGAAAAAAAATTTTTGGTCATAAACAATCTTTATAAGAAAGAGGCCTCCTCAACGCATTATAGACAAGGGTATTTGTGCACCGACAGCGACCGCACCGTGCGCATACGCATCGCGGGCGAGAAGGGCTACATCACCATAAAGGGGCACACCACGGGGTGCAGCCGAGCCGAATATGAATATGAAATACCGGCTGCCGACGCCGCCTCGATGCTCGACACGCTGTGTGTAAAACCCCTCATCGAGAAGATACGCTACCGCTGCACCGGCCCCGACGGCAAGGTGTGGGAGGTCGACGAGTTTCTCGGCGAGAACGAAGGTCTCGTCGTGGCCGAGATAGAACTTGCCTACGAAAACGAGCCCTTTGCCCGCCCCGCTTGGTTGGGCGAAGAAGTGACCGGCGACGTGCGCTATTACAACTCCTACCTGTCGCAAAATCCCTACAAAGGGTGGAAATAG
- a CDS encoding carboxypeptidase-like regulatory domain-containing protein: MSKYITSILAMLTLLLFPVYRADAQTTTITGIVTDSITEAPLSYISVFLGGTTSGVMTDENGRYTIRTSRTDFSEVGATSLGYREKRIPIKPGGTHVVNIALRPSDYILKDVNISPKKEKYSRKNNPAVEFVKKLIDRRDLNNPESHDFYSYEQYDKMTMALNDFSEEKKDKWIFKNFQFLFDFVDTSEITGKPILTVSIREKVSKSYYRKNPEQRRQKVEGVYHEGVDDMFSREGITAFYNEVFKEIDIFQNNITLMLTRFVSPLSTLGPAFYKYYLGDTLMLDGEKCLKLQFVPFNSESAGFVGTMYVTLDSTYFIKKLDMAVPKDINLNFVEDLIISQTFTRAEDGTRIKTKDDMVVEFQMMPGTPKLYTRRLAMYRKHSFERPVEKDVLALFNQENRVVVDEMAEVMPTSFWDDNRQAELKKKEGMVSQLLEKLRSNPVYYWLEKIIKILITGYVETNEDKDLSKFDFGPMNTTISGNTVEGARLRVGGFTTANLNKHWFWKGYVAYGFRDQRFKYSSRVEYSFNEKSYSPAEYQIHSLALTHTYDINQLGQQYEYTNKDNVFLALKRMSDTKTSYLQKTELSYQREHDFGLSYGANLRYKIEESTRWVPFVENNGKSHKYYNWAETEVHLRYAPNEKFYQTKGMRYPINRDAPIFYLSHTFSPKDFLGSSYMINRTDFRFSKDFWFSAFGHLETEFQFSHVWNQAPFTMLILPNANLSYTIQEGSYSLMSPMEFVLDSYASWDITYFANGILFNRIPWIKMLRIREVLSFKGFFGNLSDKNNPLLTEQNPNLWRFPGENAVYVMDPRRPYMEFGAGLDNIFKILRIEYVWRLTYREHQNVAKGGVRIALHFSF; encoded by the coding sequence ATGAGTAAATATATCACGAGCATACTTGCGATGCTCACCCTTTTATTATTCCCTGTTTATCGGGCCGACGCGCAGACGACAACCATCACGGGTATCGTCACCGACTCGATTACCGAGGCTCCTCTTTCTTATATATCGGTATTTCTGGGCGGTACGACTTCGGGTGTGATGACCGACGAAAACGGCCGCTACACGATACGCACCTCGCGCACCGATTTTTCCGAGGTGGGAGCCACCTCGCTGGGTTACCGCGAGAAACGAATCCCCATCAAACCCGGTGGAACGCATGTGGTAAACATCGCTTTGCGGCCGTCGGACTATATCCTCAAAGATGTCAATATCAGCCCCAAGAAAGAGAAGTACAGCCGCAAGAACAATCCCGCCGTCGAATTTGTGAAAAAGCTCATCGACAGGAGAGACCTGAATAATCCCGAAAGCCATGATTTCTACTCCTATGAGCAGTATGACAAGATGACGATGGCGCTGAACGATTTTTCCGAAGAGAAGAAAGACAAGTGGATATTCAAGAATTTCCAGTTCCTCTTCGATTTTGTCGACACTTCGGAGATAACCGGCAAACCTATCCTTACCGTTTCCATTCGGGAGAAGGTGTCGAAGAGTTATTATCGCAAGAATCCCGAGCAGCGCCGTCAGAAGGTCGAGGGCGTTTACCACGAGGGCGTCGACGATATGTTCAGCCGCGAAGGTATCACGGCATTTTACAACGAGGTGTTCAAGGAGATAGACATTTTCCAGAACAACATCACGCTGATGCTCACCCGCTTTGTGAGCCCGCTTTCGACGTTGGGCCCTGCCTTCTATAAATATTATTTGGGCGACACGCTCATGCTCGACGGGGAGAAATGCCTCAAACTGCAATTTGTCCCGTTCAACTCCGAGTCGGCCGGTTTTGTGGGTACGATGTATGTGACGCTCGACTCGACCTACTTCATCAAGAAACTCGACATGGCCGTGCCCAAAGACATCAATCTCAACTTTGTCGAGGACTTGATTATCAGTCAGACCTTTACCCGCGCCGAAGACGGAACCCGCATCAAGACCAAAGACGACATGGTGGTGGAGTTCCAGATGATGCCCGGAACCCCCAAACTCTATACCCGGCGGTTGGCGATGTACCGGAAGCACAGTTTCGAACGCCCGGTCGAGAAAGATGTCCTGGCGCTCTTCAACCAAGAAAACCGGGTCGTCGTCGATGAGATGGCCGAAGTCATGCCGACCTCCTTTTGGGACGACAATCGGCAGGCCGAGTTGAAAAAGAAAGAGGGCATGGTGAGCCAACTGTTGGAGAAGTTGCGCTCCAACCCCGTGTATTATTGGCTCGAAAAAATCATAAAGATACTCATCACCGGATATGTCGAAACCAATGAAGACAAGGATTTGAGCAAATTCGACTTCGGCCCCATGAACACGACCATCAGCGGTAACACCGTCGAAGGCGCCCGTCTGCGGGTCGGCGGTTTCACGACGGCCAACCTCAACAAACACTGGTTTTGGAAAGGTTATGTTGCCTATGGATTCCGGGACCAACGCTTCAAATACTCTTCGCGTGTCGAGTACTCGTTCAACGAGAAGAGCTATTCGCCGGCCGAATATCAGATTCACTCCTTGGCCCTTACCCACACTTATGACATCAACCAGTTGGGACAGCAGTATGAGTACACCAACAAAGACAATGTCTTTTTGGCCTTGAAGCGTATGAGCGATACCAAGACTTCGTACCTCCAAAAAACCGAACTTTCTTACCAGCGCGAGCATGATTTTGGGCTCTCATACGGAGCCAACCTCCGCTATAAAATCGAAGAGTCGACCCGTTGGGTGCCTTTTGTCGAAAATAACGGCAAGAGCCATAAGTACTATAATTGGGCCGAGACCGAGGTGCATTTGCGTTACGCCCCCAATGAGAAATTTTATCAGACCAAGGGCATGCGTTATCCCATCAACCGCGATGCGCCCATTTTCTACCTGTCGCATACCTTCTCGCCCAAAGATTTCCTGGGCAGCTCCTATATGATAAACCGCACCGATTTCCGTTTCTCCAAAGACTTTTGGTTCTCGGCATTCGGCCATCTCGAAACCGAATTCCAGTTCAGCCATGTGTGGAACCAGGCTCCCTTTACCATGCTCATTCTGCCCAATGCCAACCTTTCTTACACCATACAGGAGGGGTCATATAGCTTGATGAGCCCCATGGAGTTTGTGCTCGATTCCTATGCCTCTTGGGACATTACTTACTTTGCCAACGGAATCCTCTTCAACCGCATTCCCTGGATCAAGATGTTGCGCATCAGAGAGGTGTTGTCGTTCAAGGGTTTCTTCGGGAATCTTTCCGACAAGAACAACCCGTTGCTTACCGAGCAGAATCCCAACCTGTGGCGATTCCCGGGTGAGAATGCGGTATATGTGATGGACCCGCGCCGCCCCTACATGGAGTTCGGTGCCGGCCTCGACAACATATTCAAGATTCTCCGCATCGAATATGTGTGGCGGCTTACCTATCGTGAGCATCAGAATGTAGCCAAAGGCGGCGTGCGCATCGCCCTGCACTTCTCGTTCTGA
- a CDS encoding amidohydrolase, producing MKIAIIQNDIVWGNPAANREHVAEILADCEQVDLLVLPEMFSTGFCTRPEGLAEPADNLTLLQMKEWAAQYDCAVAGSVAVEDGGRYYNRFYFVKPNGETTCYDKHHLFTFGGEDKHFTPGDKRVTVDYMGVRILLQICYDLRFPVFSRNRNDYDLVLYVASWPSPRAEAWKALLRARAIENQCFVVGVNRVGDDPACSYSGDSVVLDAYGHTLAACTPGKECVAYAYIDMNELAKFRHKFPVLADGDDFALK from the coding sequence ATGAAAATTGCCATAATTCAAAACGACATTGTCTGGGGCAATCCGGCCGCCAACCGCGAACATGTGGCGGAGATATTGGCCGACTGCGAGCAGGTCGACCTGCTGGTGCTGCCCGAGATGTTCTCGACCGGATTCTGCACCCGGCCCGAGGGTTTGGCCGAGCCGGCCGACAATCTTACCCTGCTCCAAATGAAAGAGTGGGCGGCACAGTATGACTGCGCCGTGGCAGGCAGCGTGGCCGTGGAAGACGGGGGACGATACTACAACCGATTCTACTTTGTAAAACCCAACGGCGAAACGACTTGCTACGACAAGCATCATCTTTTTACTTTCGGCGGCGAGGACAAGCATTTTACCCCCGGGGACAAACGGGTCACCGTCGACTACATGGGGGTGCGCATACTGCTGCAAATCTGTTATGACCTGCGTTTCCCGGTCTTCTCGCGTAACCGCAACGACTACGACCTGGTGTTGTATGTGGCCAGCTGGCCGTCACCGCGAGCCGAAGCCTGGAAAGCGCTGCTGCGTGCCCGTGCCATCGAGAACCAATGTTTCGTGGTGGGCGTCAACCGCGTGGGCGACGACCCCGCCTGCTCCTACTCGGGCGACAGCGTCGTGCTCGACGCCTACGGACACACCTTGGCTGCCTGCACTCCGGGAAAAGAGTGCGTGGCCTATGCCTACATCGACATGAACGAACTGGCAAAATTCCGGCACAAATTTCCCGTATTGGCCGACGGAGACGACTTTGCCTTGAAATAA
- a CDS encoding hotdog fold thioesterase produces MTLKEFLSENDRFAAESGVELLEIKEGQARARMLIEPRHLNGGGVCQGGALFTLADLAFAAAANSRKALTLSVTSNVTFFRSESAGYLYAEAVEVVNHKKIPCIEVRITNEQGELVALMTSSGYRKSCELPVEGLE; encoded by the coding sequence ATGACACTCAAAGAGTTCCTTTCAGAAAATGACCGCTTTGCCGCCGAGTCGGGTGTAGAGTTGCTCGAAATAAAAGAGGGCCAAGCCCGGGCCCGCATGCTCATTGAGCCGCGCCATCTCAACGGTGGCGGGGTGTGCCAGGGCGGAGCGCTCTTTACCTTGGCCGACTTGGCTTTTGCCGCTGCCGCCAACAGCCGTAAGGCTCTCACGCTCTCCGTCACATCGAATGTCACGTTTTTCCGTTCCGAGTCGGCCGGGTACCTCTATGCCGAAGCCGTGGAGGTGGTCAATCATAAAAAGATTCCCTGCATCGAGGTGCGCATAACCAATGAGCAGGGCGAGCTGGTCGCTTTGATGACTTCGTCGGGCTACCGCAAGAGTTGTGAACTTCCTGTCGAGGGGCTCGAATAG
- a CDS encoding pyridoxal phosphate-dependent aminotransferase: MKHQIFSTELVEEAARKMKVANLQEATIGDVLLVASYLENETGIPFIRMDQGSPGLPANRIGIEAEKAALDRGIGATYPAAAGVQELKEAASRFVKAFINTDISPRACIPTTGSVASSFASFIACTQRDPQKDTVLFIDPGFPIQKSQLRILGVKWEQFDIYHFRGEALREKLESFLSKGNIAAIIYSNPNNPAWICLEESELQIIGELATRYDVVVLEDLAYFCMDFRQNMGKPYEPPYPPTVSRYTDNYIIMLSASKIFSYAGQRIALACISDRLFDRQFPALAERYADSGIFGPTFIASILYMITSGCTASTQYGYAEMLNRSVDGTIDFVADVSAYAERAAKMKKIFTDNGFHIVYDRDVTRPVGDGFFFTIGYGDMTSGELMRELLYYGVSSISLSTTGSEQQGVRGCTSRMRDDLYPVLQERMEKFHLDHPVSSI, translated from the coding sequence ATGAAACATCAGATATTCAGCACCGAGCTTGTCGAAGAGGCGGCTCGCAAAATGAAAGTGGCCAACCTGCAAGAGGCTACGATAGGCGACGTCCTGCTGGTCGCCTCTTATCTCGAAAACGAGACAGGAATCCCGTTTATCCGCATGGACCAAGGCTCGCCGGGACTCCCGGCCAACCGCATCGGCATCGAGGCCGAAAAAGCCGCCCTCGACCGCGGCATAGGCGCCACCTATCCGGCCGCCGCCGGCGTACAGGAGTTGAAAGAGGCCGCCTCGCGATTTGTAAAAGCATTCATCAACACCGACATCTCCCCCCGCGCCTGCATACCCACGACCGGTTCGGTAGCCTCGTCGTTTGCCTCGTTCATCGCCTGCACCCAACGCGACCCGCAGAAAGACACCGTCTTGTTTATCGACCCGGGCTTTCCCATACAGAAATCGCAACTGCGCATTCTGGGAGTGAAGTGGGAACAGTTCGACATCTACCATTTCAGAGGTGAAGCCCTACGGGAAAAGCTCGAATCGTTTCTCTCCAAAGGCAACATCGCCGCCATCATCTACTCCAACCCCAACAACCCGGCCTGGATATGCCTCGAAGAGAGCGAGTTGCAGATCATCGGCGAATTAGCGACCCGATACGACGTCGTCGTGCTCGAAGACCTGGCCTACTTCTGCATGGACTTCCGCCAGAACATGGGCAAGCCCTACGAGCCCCCCTACCCGCCTACGGTGTCGCGCTATACCGACAACTACATCATCATGCTCTCGGCCTCGAAGATTTTCAGCTATGCCGGACAACGCATCGCACTGGCCTGCATCTCCGACCGGCTGTTCGACCGCCAGTTCCCGGCACTGGCCGAGCGGTATGCCGACTCGGGCATCTTCGGCCCCACCTTCATCGCATCGATTCTCTACATGATAACATCGGGCTGCACGGCATCGACCCAATACGGTTACGCCGAGATGCTCAACCGCTCGGTCGACGGCACCATCGACTTCGTTGCCGACGTCTCGGCATACGCCGAGAGAGCCGCCAAGATGAAAAAAATATTCACCGACAACGGTTTCCACATCGTCTACGACCGCGACGTCACACGCCCCGTCGGCGACGGCTTCTTCTTCACCATCGGATATGGCGACATGACCAGCGGCGAACTCATGCGCGAACTGCTTTACTACGGGGTGAGCAGCATCTCCCTGTCGACCACCGGCAGCGAACAGCAAGGCGTGAGAGGCTGCACCTCGCGCATGCGTGACGACCTCTATCCCGTACTGCAAGAACGCATGGAAAAATTCCACCTCGACCACCCTGTTTCATCAATATAA
- a CDS encoding amino acid-binding protein: MTIKQLSIFLENKNGRINDVAKVLAKEGINMQAFSMAETADFGILRLIVSDVEKAVSALRAADFAVMLTDVVCIQCANTPGSLSKILDYLALENIFIEYMYAFSEGDTARTIIRPTDLSRCIEILQKNDCRILDKYSI; the protein is encoded by the coding sequence ATAACCATCAAACAACTGTCCATATTTCTGGAAAACAAGAATGGCCGCATCAACGACGTAGCCAAGGTGCTGGCCAAAGAAGGCATCAACATGCAGGCATTCAGCATGGCCGAGACGGCCGACTTCGGCATTCTGCGGCTCATCGTCTCCGACGTGGAGAAAGCCGTATCGGCCCTGCGGGCAGCCGACTTTGCCGTGATGCTCACCGATGTCGTGTGCATACAATGTGCCAACACCCCCGGCTCCCTGTCGAAAATTCTCGACTATCTTGCCCTCGAAAATATCTTCATCGAATATATGTACGCCTTCTCCGAGGGCGACACGGCACGCACCATCATTCGGCCCACCGACCTGTCCAGGTGCATCGAAATTCTCCAAAAGAACGACTGCCGCATTCTCGACAAATACAGCATCTGA
- a CDS encoding phospholipase has product MNAKPPTSPFTRYIDNEHHYDEVIARFATVERSLWIGTADLKDVYVKSGANAIPLLGVLDKLVKRNVEIRLLHAKEPGPAFQDDFDRYPSLIHGMERALCPRVHFKIIVFDFETAYIGSANMTGAGIGMKSDARRNFEAGILTTDPVLVSQAIEQFDAVWRGAYCQKCGRKKFCADRIK; this is encoded by the coding sequence ATGAACGCCAAGCCTCCGACCTCGCCATTTACCCGATATATCGACAATGAACATCACTATGACGAAGTGATTGCCCGCTTTGCCACTGTCGAACGTTCCCTATGGATAGGTACGGCCGACCTGAAAGATGTGTATGTGAAATCGGGTGCTAACGCAATTCCACTGTTGGGTGTTCTCGACAAACTGGTAAAAAGGAATGTCGAAATACGACTGCTCCACGCCAAGGAACCCGGACCGGCTTTCCAAGACGATTTCGACCGTTATCCATCATTGATTCACGGCATGGAACGCGCACTCTGTCCACGCGTACATTTCAAAATCATCGTATTCGACTTCGAGACCGCCTACATCGGTTCGGCCAACATGACCGGTGCCGGCATCGGCATGAAGAGCGACGCACGACGCAATTTCGAGGCCGGGATTTTAACGACCGACCCGGTTTTGGTATCACAAGCCATTGAACAGTTCGACGCTGTATGGCGTGGGGCTTACTGTCAGAAATGCGGGCGCAAGAAATTCTGCGCCGACCGCATAAAATAA
- a CDS encoding indolepyruvate oxidoreductase subunit beta yields MKTDIILSGVGGQGILSVATIIGEAALAENLYIKQAEVHGMSQRGGDVQSNLRLSDQPINSDLIAAGSADVIISLEPMEALRYLPYLAQEGWIITSSTPFVNIPNYPDENRLKAELEKLPHVVMLDVDALAKEHNLPKSANVILLGAAAKALQIIGYEDLEKSIARVFAGKGQAVVEMNIKALSIGYRAVEKI; encoded by the coding sequence ATGAAAACCGACATCATATTATCGGGCGTAGGAGGACAAGGCATTCTTTCTGTCGCCACCATCATAGGTGAAGCCGCCCTGGCCGAGAACCTATACATCAAACAGGCCGAGGTGCACGGCATGAGCCAACGGGGCGGTGACGTGCAGTCGAACCTGCGCCTCTCGGACCAACCCATCAACTCAGACCTCATCGCTGCGGGAAGTGCCGACGTCATCATATCGCTCGAACCCATGGAGGCCCTCCGCTACCTGCCCTACCTCGCACAGGAGGGGTGGATTATCACCTCGTCGACCCCATTTGTGAACATACCCAACTATCCCGACGAAAACCGACTCAAAGCCGAGCTCGAAAAATTGCCGCACGTCGTCATGCTCGATGTCGACGCCTTGGCCAAAGAACACAACCTCCCGAAAAGCGCCAACGTCATTCTGCTCGGTGCCGCGGCCAAAGCCTTGCAAATCATCGGATACGAGGACCTCGAAAAAAGCATCGCCCGCGTCTTCGCCGGCAAAGGGCAAGCCGTGGTGGAGATGAACATCAAAGCCCTGTCGATAGGCTACCGGGCCGTCGAAAAAATATGA